GGGGATGGGGCTTACGATCTGGAGGATGGCGGGGCCTATCGCAAAGGTATCTTCGCCCCGAGCCTGCGCTATCACGAGGGGACCTATTATCTCGCTGTCACGCCCGTCGGGCTGAACACGCGCATCTATTACACCGACGATATCAGGGGCGACTGGCAGTATCATGAACTGGACCGGGAAGCGTTCGATCCGGCGCTGTTCTTTGATGATGACGGGACATTCTATCTCGCCACATCCCTTGGCTATGACGGCACCGTGACGCTCCTTGTGCTGAGTGATGATGGCAGCGAGGTCATCAAATCCGACGAAATCTATTATAATGAAGGGGCGGAGGGGACAAAGATCCTCAAGCGGAATGGGTATTATTACATGTTCCATTCCATCCCGCGCCGTCTTGGCATGACGGTCTCCCGCGCCCGTGATTTTTACGGTCCGTGGGAGACGGTGGACCAGATCGACGACACCACCGGCGGGCATCAGGGGGCAATTGTCGATCTGCCGGACGGCACCGACTATGGCTTTGTCATGGTGGATGCAGGCGCGATCGGCCGTATGACCAATATCAGCCCCATGCACTGGGTCGATGACTGGCCGGTCTGGGGCACGCCGGATGCACCGGGGCAGGTGCCGGCGAAAGCAGATAAACCGATCAAGGGTCATAAGGCCGAAATGCCTGCGACTTCTGATGATTTTGCGGCGGAGCATCTGGGCCTGCAATGGCAGTGGAACCATAATCCGGTGCGCGAGAACTGGTCCCTGACCGAACGGCCTGGTCATCTGCGCCTGAAGCCGCTGGCAGCGGAGGGGTTCTGGACGGCGCGAAATACGCTCACCCAGAAATCATGGGGACCGTTCAGCCGGGGGGAGGTCAAGCTCGACATTTCTTCGCTGACCGAGGGCGATCATTGCGGCTTCGGCATGATCGGCAAATACTCCGCCTACATCTCAGTCGATGGCGGGGATAAGGGGCAGCATACGCTCAGCATGACCGTATCCGAGGACACGACTGACGGGCAAGTGCTGGACCGGCGGGCGGAGGGGATCAACGCGGCTGCCAATCACCTGTACCTGCGCACGGATATGGATTTCGAGACCGACCGGGGACAGGCGGCCTACAGCTTCGACGCAGAAAACTGGACGGTCTTGGGCGGCGATTTCCCGCTGGCGTTTGACTGGCAGACCGGCACCTTTCAGGGCGAGC
This genomic stretch from Parvularcula sp. LCG005 harbors:
- a CDS encoding glycoside hydrolase 43 family protein, which translates into the protein MKPSLLSVFALGSFFVLAGCSGGTAEEASVADNRIASVDRPLPEGAPLRMADHGDGTFTNPPLWGDFPDPSIIRVDNTFFFATTTFANVPALTILESKDLVNWQYTAHLIDRLEGDGAYDLEDGGAYRKGIFAPSLRYHEGTYYLAVTPVGLNTRIYYTDDIRGDWQYHELDREAFDPALFFDDDGTFYLATSLGYDGTVTLLVLSDDGSEVIKSDEIYYNEGAEGTKILKRNGYYYMFHSIPRRLGMTVSRARDFYGPWETVDQIDDTTGGHQGAIVDLPDGTDYGFVMVDAGAIGRMTNISPMHWVDDWPVWGTPDAPGQVPAKADKPIKGHKAEMPATSDDFAAEHLGLQWQWNHNPVRENWSLTERPGHLRLKPLAAEGFWTARNTLTQKSWGPFSRGEVKLDISSLTEGDHCGFGMIGKYSAYISVDGGDKGQHTLSMTVSEDTTDGQVLDRRAEGINAAANHLYLRTDMDFETDRGQAAYSFDAENWTVLGGDFPLAFDWQTGTFQGEQFAIFCYADGPSAGHLDVDAFQLSGRPPAP